Proteins from a genomic interval of Pseudomonas silesiensis:
- a CDS encoding PilN domain-containing protein: MARINLLPWREELRETRRKRFLLALVGVLAGSVGAVLIADQVIKSAIDRQIARNDYIGKQIAVVDERIKQISDLKARRQQLVERMRIIQDLQGNRPISGRIFDQLARTLPDGVYFTEVKMDGKTLSIAGAADSNNRVSDLMRNLDASDWFDAPNLTEVKATSAGQLDQANVFQLTVRQTQPALESAK, from the coding sequence ATGGCGCGGATCAATCTCTTACCCTGGCGCGAGGAGCTGCGTGAAACGCGCCGCAAGCGCTTTTTGCTGGCGCTGGTCGGTGTGCTGGCGGGGTCGGTCGGAGCGGTGCTGATTGCAGACCAGGTCATCAAGAGCGCCATCGATCGACAAATCGCCCGTAACGACTACATCGGCAAGCAGATTGCCGTGGTCGATGAGCGGATCAAGCAGATCAGCGATCTCAAGGCCCGGCGCCAGCAACTGGTCGAACGGATGCGCATCATCCAGGATCTGCAAGGCAATCGTCCCATCAGCGGGCGCATCTTCGATCAGTTGGCGCGTACCTTGCCGGATGGCGTGTACTTCACCGAAGTGAAAATGGACGGCAAAACCTTGTCCATTGCGGGCGCGGCAGATTCCAACAATCGGGTTTCAGACCTGATGCGCAATCTGGATGCGTCCGACTGGTTCGATGCGCCTAACCTCACGGAAGTCAAAGCGACCAGCGCCGGCCAGCTGGATCAGGCCAACGTTTTCCAGTTGACTGTTCGTCAGACCCAGCCGGCTTTGGAGAGCGCAAAATGA
- a CDS encoding primosomal protein N' produces MPDAILRLALPSPLRRLFDYRAPAGILRAQLHPGMRLRVPFGRREMIGILVEVTDTSEVPAAKLKPALALLDATPPLPPALFKLCLWTSQYYQHSLGDTLSWALPVLLRQGELAEARQERFWSAAPGARLDDPRIARAPRQREALATLAQHPHGVAHQLLSKLMLSKDSLDLLLAKDLVQVEIRRHAPGARHEHWLAQPELPLNPEQRAAYEAIRAGFDSYHAFLLAGVTGSGKTEVYLQLIRETLEAGKQALVLIPEINLGPQTLARFEQRFNARIALIHSAVNDRERLEAWLAARDGEADIIIGTRSALFTPMKNPGLIIIDEEHDGSYKQQEGLRYHARDLALVRARQENIPIVLGSATPSLESLHNAYTGRYGLLRLNERAGGAKQPRFLRLDVKSRPLDSGISGPMQQAIGQTLAAGQQVLVFLNRRGFAPTLLCHDCGWMSECQRCDARMTVHQRSGELRCHHCGYVERVPRHCPKCGKVDLRPVGAGTERAEERLGILFPDVPVLRVDRDSTSRKDAMNQLFATIQKGHPCILVGTQMLAKGHHFPRVTLVSILDADGGLFSGDFRASERMAQLIVQVAGRAGRAEEPGKVIIQTHLADHPLLVQLTEQGYFAFAEQALSERRAAGLPPFAHLALLRAEAHKPGQAEGFLDEACSEAERLLAEQNLTGIELLGPVPAPMERRAGRYRAQLLLQATARAPLHRLLSSWLLVLEQMPSGRAVRWSLDVDPVDLY; encoded by the coding sequence GTGCCCGACGCCATATTGCGCCTCGCCCTGCCCTCGCCGCTGCGCCGCCTGTTCGATTACCGTGCCCCGGCCGGCATCCTGCGCGCCCAGTTGCATCCGGGCATGCGCCTGCGGGTCCCCTTCGGCCGACGGGAGATGATCGGGATCCTGGTGGAGGTCACCGACACCAGCGAAGTCCCGGCGGCAAAGCTCAAGCCGGCCCTGGCCCTGCTCGACGCCACGCCGCCCCTGCCGCCTGCTCTGTTCAAGCTGTGCCTGTGGACCTCCCAGTATTACCAACACAGCCTCGGCGATACCTTGAGCTGGGCGCTGCCGGTGTTGTTGCGCCAGGGCGAACTGGCCGAAGCGCGCCAGGAGCGCTTCTGGTCCGCTGCACCGGGCGCCAGGCTCGATGACCCGCGCATCGCCCGCGCCCCGCGTCAGCGTGAGGCCCTGGCGACCCTGGCCCAGCATCCCCACGGCGTCGCCCATCAATTGCTGAGCAAACTGATGCTGAGCAAGGACAGCCTCGACCTGTTGCTGGCCAAAGACCTGGTGCAGGTGGAGATCCGCCGGCACGCTCCCGGCGCGCGCCACGAACACTGGCTGGCGCAACCGGAGTTGCCGCTCAACCCCGAGCAGCGTGCGGCTTATGAAGCGATTCGCGCCGGTTTCGACAGTTATCACGCGTTTCTGCTGGCCGGGGTCACCGGCAGCGGCAAGACCGAAGTCTACCTGCAACTTATTCGCGAAACCCTCGAAGCGGGCAAGCAGGCACTGGTGCTGATCCCGGAGATCAACCTCGGCCCGCAGACCCTGGCGCGCTTCGAGCAACGCTTCAATGCACGCATCGCGCTGATCCACTCGGCGGTCAATGATCGTGAGCGCCTGGAGGCCTGGCTTGCCGCGCGGGACGGCGAGGCCGACATCATCATCGGCACCCGCTCGGCACTGTTCACCCCGATGAAGAACCCCGGCCTGATCATCATCGACGAAGAGCACGACGGCTCCTATAAACAGCAGGAAGGCCTGCGTTATCACGCTCGCGACCTGGCCTTGGTGCGTGCACGACAGGAAAACATTCCGATTGTCCTCGGCTCCGCCACGCCGTCACTGGAAAGCCTGCACAACGCCTACACCGGTCGGTACGGACTCCTGCGCCTGAATGAACGCGCCGGTGGCGCCAAGCAACCGCGTTTCCTGCGTCTTGACGTGAAAAGTCGTCCACTGGACAGCGGCATTTCCGGGCCGATGCAGCAGGCCATCGGCCAGACGCTGGCGGCGGGCCAGCAGGTGCTGGTGTTTCTCAACCGCCGCGGTTTTGCACCGACGCTGCTGTGTCACGACTGTGGCTGGATGTCCGAGTGCCAACGCTGTGATGCACGAATGACCGTGCACCAGCGCTCGGGCGAGCTGCGCTGCCACCATTGCGGGTACGTCGAACGCGTACCCCGGCATTGCCCCAAGTGCGGCAAAGTCGACCTGCGCCCGGTAGGTGCCGGCACCGAGCGCGCCGAGGAACGACTGGGGATTTTGTTCCCCGACGTCCCGGTGCTGCGGGTCGACCGCGACAGCACTTCACGCAAGGACGCGATGAACCAGCTGTTTGCCACCATCCAGAAAGGCCATCCCTGCATTCTGGTGGGCACGCAGATGCTTGCCAAAGGGCACCACTTTCCCCGGGTAACCCTGGTGTCGATACTCGATGCCGACGGCGGGCTGTTCTCCGGCGACTTCCGCGCCAGCGAACGCATGGCGCAGCTGATCGTCCAGGTGGCAGGCCGTGCGGGCCGGGCTGAAGAGCCGGGCAAGGTGATCATTCAAACCCACCTCGCAGACCATCCGCTGCTGGTGCAATTGACCGAACAGGGTTATTTCGCGTTTGCCGAACAGGCCTTGAGCGAACGTCGCGCGGCGGGATTGCCACCCTTTGCGCATTTGGCATTGCTGCGGGCCGAAGCGCACAAGCCCGGGCAGGCCGAAGGTTTTCTCGATGAGGCGTGCAGTGAGGCCGAGCGTTTGCTGGCAGAGCAGAACCTGACCGGCATCGAGCTGCTGGGGCCGGTGCCTGCTCCAATGGAACGGCGGGCCGGGCGTTATCGGGCGCAGTTGTTGTTGCAGGCTACGGCTCGGGCGCCGTTGCATCGGCTGTTAAGCAGCTGGCTGCTGGTGTTGGAGCAGATGCCGAGTGGGCGGGCGGTGCGTTGGTCCCTTGATGTCGATCCTGTGGATTTGTATTGA
- a CDS encoding malic enzyme-like NAD(P)-binding protein, translated as MSDLKTAALEYHAHPRPGKLSVELTKATATARDLSLAYSPGVAEPVREIARDPELAYKYTGKGNLVAVISDGTAILGLGNLGPLASKPVMEGKGVLFKRFAGIDVFDIEVDSESPQAFIDTVKRISITFGGINLEDIKAPECFEIERALIEQCDIPVFHDDQHGTAIVTAAGMINALEIAGKTLADAKIVCLGAGAAAISCMKLLVSMGANIENIYMVDRTGVIHSGRDDLNQYKAVFAHATEKRSLADALEGADVFVGLSGPNLLSAEGLKSMAANPIVFACSNPDPEISPELAHATRDDVIMATGRSDYPNQVNNVLGFPFIFRGALDVRAKRINEEMKVAAANALRELAKLPVPQEVCDAYGGIKLEFGREYIIPKPMDARLITLISDAVAKAAIETGVATLPYPKNYPLKSVDDVFNG; from the coding sequence ATGTCTGATCTGAAAACTGCCGCTCTCGAATATCACGCCCATCCTCGTCCAGGGAAGCTGAGTGTCGAGCTCACCAAGGCCACCGCTACCGCCCGCGACCTGTCGCTGGCCTACAGCCCCGGCGTAGCCGAACCAGTACGCGAAATCGCCCGCGATCCTGAGCTGGCCTACAAGTACACCGGTAAAGGCAACCTGGTTGCAGTGATTTCCGATGGCACCGCGATTCTCGGCCTGGGTAACCTCGGTCCATTGGCTTCCAAGCCAGTCATGGAAGGCAAGGGTGTACTGTTCAAGCGCTTCGCCGGTATTGACGTGTTCGACATCGAAGTCGACTCCGAAAGCCCGCAAGCCTTCATCGACACGGTCAAGCGCATCTCCATCACTTTCGGTGGCATCAACCTGGAAGACATCAAGGCCCCTGAGTGCTTTGAGATCGAACGTGCCCTGATCGAGCAGTGCGACATTCCGGTGTTCCACGATGACCAGCACGGCACCGCGATCGTTACCGCGGCCGGCATGATCAACGCCCTGGAAATCGCTGGCAAAACCCTGGCTGACGCCAAGATCGTCTGCCTGGGCGCCGGTGCTGCCGCCATCTCCTGCATGAAATTGCTGGTGAGCATGGGCGCCAACATCGAAAACATCTATATGGTTGACCGTACCGGTGTGATCCACTCCGGCCGTGACGACCTGAACCAGTACAAGGCTGTGTTCGCTCACGCGACCGAGAAACGCTCCCTGGCTGACGCGCTGGAAGGCGCGGACGTGTTCGTTGGCCTGTCCGGTCCGAACCTGCTGAGCGCAGAAGGCCTGAAATCCATGGCGGCCAACCCGATCGTGTTCGCGTGCTCGAACCCGGATCCGGAAATCTCCCCGGAACTGGCGCATGCCACCCGCGACGACGTGATCATGGCCACCGGCCGTTCGGACTACCCGAACCAGGTCAACAACGTACTGGGCTTCCCGTTCATCTTCCGCGGTGCCCTGGACGTTCGTGCCAAGCGCATCAACGAAGAAATGAAAGTGGCTGCGGCCAACGCCCTGCGTGAACTGGCCAAACTGCCAGTGCCCCAGGAAGTGTGCGACGCCTATGGCGGCATCAAGCTGGAATTCGGTCGTGAGTACATCATCCCGAAACCGATGGATGCCCGTCTGATCACCCTGATCTCCGATGCCGTGGCCAAGGCTGCGATCGAGACCGGTGTGGCGACCCTGCCGTATCCGAAGAACTACCCGCTGAAAAGCGTGGATGATGTGTTCAACGGCTAA
- a CDS encoding thermonuclease family protein yields the protein MGFSLLMKKASLAGAFFVSAFWLSAVHAFCPAPDGLASVAVQRVVDGDTLRLSDGRSVRMIGLNTPELGKKGRADEPFAVTARKRLEALVAASDGQLALLPGKESKDSYGRTLAHLYGADGANLEAQMLAEGLGFQVAVAPNVDLVICQQTAERSARQAGLGVWRQSPVLKAEQITTSGFAVLSGRVSKVQRNRGGVWIELQDSVVLRVAPNLLGQFDVAALERLKGKQIEARGWVVDRSRRGGLKDGQARWLLPLTHPAMLQAAP from the coding sequence ATGGGCTTTTCCTTGCTGATGAAAAAGGCGTCCCTTGCGGGCGCCTTTTTTGTGTCTGCGTTTTGGCTTTCTGCTGTCCACGCTTTCTGCCCTGCGCCGGACGGCCTGGCCTCGGTCGCGGTGCAGCGGGTGGTGGACGGCGACACGCTGCGCCTGAGCGACGGCCGCAGTGTGCGCATGATCGGTTTGAATACCCCGGAACTGGGCAAGAAAGGCCGTGCCGACGAGCCGTTCGCCGTGACGGCACGCAAGCGCCTGGAAGCGCTGGTTGCGGCCAGCGACGGACAGCTCGCTTTGCTGCCCGGCAAAGAAAGCAAAGATAGCTACGGCCGTACCCTGGCTCATCTCTACGGCGCGGATGGCGCCAATCTCGAAGCGCAAATGCTCGCTGAAGGCCTGGGGTTCCAGGTGGCCGTCGCGCCGAATGTCGATCTGGTCATCTGTCAGCAAACCGCGGAGCGTAGTGCCCGTCAGGCCGGGCTGGGTGTGTGGCGACAATCACCTGTACTGAAAGCGGAGCAGATAACCACATCCGGCTTTGCCGTGCTCAGTGGTCGCGTGAGCAAGGTTCAGCGCAATCGCGGCGGGGTTTGGATCGAGTTGCAGGATTCAGTTGTATTGCGCGTTGCGCCCAATTTGCTTGGGCAGTTCGACGTCGCGGCGCTTGAGCGGCTGAAGGGCAAGCAGATCGAGGCGCGTGGTTGGGTGGTGGATCGTTCGCGCCGTGGCGGACTGAAAGACGGGCAGGCGCGTTGGTTATTGCCATTGACCCACCCGGCGATGCTGCAAGCGGCTCCCTGA
- a CDS encoding penicillin-binding protein 1A, producing the protein MRLLKFFGWSIVAVFCGLLLGLSGAFLYLSPGLPSVEALRSIQLQIPLRVYSSDDKLIAEFGEMRRTPIRFADIPPNFINALLSAEDDNFANHYGVDPGSLMRAATQLIKSGHIQSGGSTITMQVAKNFFLTSERSFSRKTTEILLALQIERQLTKDEILELYVNKIYLGNRAYGIEAAAQVYYGKSIRDVSLAQMAMIAGLPKAPSRFNPLANPARSKERRDWILGRMYKLGKITEADYTAAINEPLNASYHVPTPEVNAPYIAEMARAEMVGRYGSDAYTEGFRVTTTVPSNLQEMANTAVHEGLMTYDQRHGYRGPESRLPGKTREAWATELTKQRTISSLEPAIVTQVDKTGLQVLTRTGEEHVSWDTMKWARPFLNTNSMGPNPKQPSDVAHVGDLVRVQRQPDNSLKFSQIPQAQGALVSLDPQNGAIRSLVGGFAFEQSNYNRAMQAKRQPGSSFKPFVYSAALDNGYTAASLVNDAPIVFVDEYLDKVWRPKNDTNTFLGPIRMREALYKSRNLVSIRLLQALGVDRTIDYISKFGFNKQDLPRNLSLALGTATLTPMEIATGWSTFANGGYKITPYIIEKIESRNGDTLFVANPPSVPKSDAVSDGIAAPVPAADAFTVSATPGDTLTAQPAPPAPAVAERIVDGRTTFILNSMLEDVIKRGTGRRALSLGRSDIAGKTGTTNESKDAWFSGYNADYVTTVWTGFDQPESLGRREFGGTVALPIWMSYMGAALKDKPPHTQREPEGILSLRVDPISGRAASPGTPGAYFELFKAEDTPPSGNELGNGNAPGSPLPADEGAPIDLF; encoded by the coding sequence ATTCGTCTGCTGAAATTTTTCGGGTGGTCCATCGTCGCGGTCTTCTGCGGACTGCTCCTTGGTCTGAGCGGCGCGTTTCTTTACCTTAGCCCCGGATTGCCATCCGTGGAGGCACTGAGAAGCATTCAGTTGCAGATCCCCTTGCGGGTGTATAGCAGCGACGACAAATTGATCGCGGAGTTTGGCGAAATGCGCCGCACTCCGATCCGTTTCGCCGACATCCCCCCCAATTTCATCAATGCCCTGCTCAGCGCCGAAGACGATAATTTCGCCAACCACTATGGCGTCGATCCCGGCAGCCTGATGCGCGCCGCCACTCAGCTGATCAAGAGCGGACACATCCAGTCCGGCGGCAGCACCATCACTATGCAGGTTGCGAAGAATTTTTTCCTTACCAGCGAACGCAGTTTCTCGCGCAAGACCACCGAAATCCTCCTGGCCCTGCAGATCGAACGACAACTGACCAAGGATGAAATCCTTGAGTTGTACGTGAACAAAATCTATCTGGGCAACCGCGCCTACGGCATCGAGGCCGCGGCGCAAGTCTATTACGGCAAGTCGATTCGAGACGTCAGCCTGGCGCAAATGGCGATGATCGCCGGCCTGCCCAAAGCGCCGTCGCGCTTCAACCCGTTGGCCAACCCTGCCCGAAGCAAGGAGCGTCGCGACTGGATCCTGGGGCGCATGTACAAGCTGGGCAAGATCACCGAGGCCGACTACACCGCTGCGATCAACGAGCCGCTCAACGCCAGTTATCACGTACCGACCCCGGAAGTGAACGCGCCGTACATCGCTGAAATGGCCCGCGCCGAAATGGTCGGGCGCTATGGCAGCGACGCGTATACCGAAGGCTTCCGCGTCACCACCACGGTGCCGAGCAACCTGCAGGAAATGGCCAACACCGCGGTCCACGAAGGCTTGATGACCTACGATCAGCGTCACGGCTATCGTGGCCCCGAATCACGCCTGCCGGGCAAGACCCGCGAGGCCTGGGCTACCGAACTGACCAAGCAGCGTACCATCAGCAGCCTCGAGCCGGCCATCGTCACCCAGGTCGACAAGACCGGCCTGCAGGTGCTGACCCGTACCGGGGAAGAACACGTCAGCTGGGACACCATGAAATGGGCGCGCCCGTTCCTGAACACCAACAGCATGGGCCCCAATCCCAAGCAACCTTCGGATGTGGCTCATGTCGGCGACCTGGTTCGCGTCCAGCGCCAGCCAGACAACTCGCTGAAGTTCAGCCAGATCCCGCAAGCCCAGGGCGCACTGGTGTCCCTCGACCCGCAGAACGGCGCCATTCGCTCGCTGGTCGGCGGCTTTGCGTTCGAGCAGAGCAACTACAACCGCGCGATGCAGGCCAAGCGCCAACCGGGCTCGAGTTTCAAGCCGTTCGTCTACAGCGCCGCGCTGGACAATGGCTACACCGCCGCCAGCCTGGTGAACGACGCCCCTATCGTGTTTGTCGACGAATACCTGGACAAGGTCTGGCGTCCGAAGAACGACACCAATACCTTTCTTGGGCCGATCCGCATGCGGGAGGCGCTCTACAAGTCGCGCAACCTGGTGTCGATCCGCCTGCTGCAAGCGCTGGGTGTAGATCGCACCATCGACTACATCAGCAAGTTCGGCTTCAACAAACAGGACCTGCCGCGCAACCTGTCCCTGGCCCTGGGCACCGCCACCCTGACGCCCATGGAAATCGCCACCGGCTGGAGCACCTTCGCCAACGGCGGCTACAAGATCACCCCGTACATCATCGAAAAGATCGAAAGCCGCAACGGCGATACGCTGTTCGTCGCCAACCCGCCAAGCGTTCCGAAAAGCGATGCAGTCAGCGATGGCATTGCGGCCCCGGTCCCGGCCGCCGACGCGTTCACCGTCAGCGCTACGCCAGGCGACACCCTGACTGCCCAGCCAGCGCCACCCGCACCGGCCGTGGCCGAACGCATCGTCGATGGCCGCACCACGTTCATCCTCAACAGCATGCTTGAGGACGTCATCAAGCGCGGCACCGGCCGCCGCGCCCTGTCATTGGGTCGCAGCGACATTGCGGGCAAGACCGGCACCACCAACGAATCCAAGGACGCCTGGTTCTCCGGCTACAACGCCGACTACGTGACTACCGTCTGGACCGGCTTCGACCAGCCTGAAAGCCTGGGTCGCCGGGAGTTCGGCGGCACCGTAGCACTGCCGATCTGGATGAGCTACATGGGCGCCGCGCTTAAAGACAAGCCGCCCCATACGCAACGAGAGCCGGAAGGCATCCTCAGCCTGCGAGTCGACCCGATCAGTGGCCGTGCAGCCTCCCCTGGCACGCCAGGGGCCTACTTCGAACTGTTCAAGGCCGAGGACACGCCACCGTCGGGTAACGAGCTGGGCAACGGCAATGCGCCGGGCAGCCCGCTGCCAGCGGATGAAGGGGCGCCGATCGATTTGTTCTGA
- the rpmE gene encoding 50S ribosomal protein L31, with protein sequence MKADIHPTYEITAVTCSCGNKFETRSNLAKPLAIDVCNECHPFYTGKQKTLDTGGRVQRFADRFGQFGKKAPAPAAAE encoded by the coding sequence ATGAAAGCCGATATCCATCCAACATACGAAATCACCGCAGTTACCTGCAGCTGTGGCAACAAGTTCGAAACTCGTTCGAACCTGGCCAAGCCTCTGGCGATCGACGTATGCAACGAGTGCCACCCGTTCTACACCGGTAAGCAGAAGACTCTGGATACTGGCGGCCGTGTACAGCGCTTCGCAGACCGTTTCGGTCAATTCGGCAAAAAAGCTCCTGCTCCTGCTGCTGCAGAGTAA
- a CDS encoding IS110 family transposase, producing the protein MAMPVSVLMPIVGVDVAKNELVIFQAELDLLETIPNNKTAIKQWLKGLPGAVEVAIESTNIYHLEFADLAHEAGCTIYMVDGYELSHYRKGVKIRAKTDALDAKLLARYLKNEHEELHPWIPPSPLYRRLLSLFRRRSALVQARVGLVQSWSNEPLLKTAFAAQVASMQKLEVLVEKMINDHLKEAGLLAQLKRCMKVEGIGFLTGARLIAAFQRGDFRNADAFIAFLGMDLRVSKSGQKDGRRSLTKRGDPEARRLLHNAAMSASRTSTWNGFYQEQRDRGFSTTQALVILARKLARIVFALLKGQSEYQPKAG; encoded by the coding sequence ATGGCAATGCCAGTTTCTGTCCTGATGCCAATCGTTGGCGTCGATGTCGCCAAGAATGAGTTGGTGATCTTTCAAGCTGAGCTGGATCTGCTTGAGACGATTCCCAACAACAAGACGGCGATCAAGCAATGGCTGAAGGGCTTGCCAGGGGCTGTCGAAGTCGCCATTGAGTCCACCAATATCTATCACTTAGAGTTTGCCGATCTGGCCCATGAGGCCGGCTGCACGATCTACATGGTGGATGGCTATGAGCTGAGCCATTACCGCAAAGGCGTGAAAATTCGTGCGAAGACCGATGCGCTGGATGCCAAATTGCTCGCTCGCTACCTGAAGAACGAACACGAAGAGTTGCATCCATGGATCCCGCCTTCCCCCCTGTATCGCAGGCTTTTGAGTCTTTTTCGCCGTCGTTCTGCATTGGTTCAGGCCCGAGTTGGCTTGGTGCAAAGCTGGTCGAATGAACCGCTCCTCAAAACAGCCTTTGCCGCGCAAGTAGCATCAATGCAGAAGCTTGAGGTGCTGGTTGAAAAGATGATCAATGATCACTTGAAAGAGGCTGGCTTACTCGCTCAGTTAAAGCGCTGCATGAAAGTTGAAGGGATCGGATTTCTGACGGGCGCTCGCCTGATCGCGGCATTTCAACGAGGCGACTTCAGAAACGCGGACGCATTCATCGCTTTTCTAGGAATGGATTTGCGAGTCTCGAAATCAGGACAGAAAGACGGTCGAAGGAGCTTGACCAAACGTGGAGATCCCGAGGCACGCCGACTTCTGCACAACGCGGCCATGTCGGCCAGCCGTACGTCAACCTGGAACGGGTTTTACCAGGAGCAAAGGGATCGAGGATTCAGTACCACGCAAGCGCTGGTGATACTGGCTCGCAAACTCGCTCGAATCGTATTCGCCCTGCTGAAAGGGCAGAGCGAATACCAACCGAAAGCAGGTTGA
- a CDS encoding pilus assembly protein PilM, with product MLGLFNKKANTLLGIDISSTSVKLLELSRQGDRYRVEAYAVEPLPSSAVVEKNIAELEGVGQALSRVLIKAKTSLRNVAVAVAGSAVITKTIEMDAGLSDDEMENQLKIEADQYIPYPLDEVAIDFEVQGVSARNPERVNVLLAACRKENVEVREAALALAGLTARVVDVEAYALERSYGLLTRHLAASQEGLTVAVVDIGATMTTLSVLHNGRIIYTREQLFGGRQLTEEIQRRYGLTVEQAGLAKKQGGLPDDYVSEVLQPFREALVQQVSRSLQFFFASGQYNSVDHILLAGGTASVSGLDRLIEQRLSTPTRVANPFSEMSLSSKVNAGALASDAPALMIACGLALRSFD from the coding sequence GTGTTAGGACTCTTCAATAAAAAGGCCAATACGCTGCTGGGGATCGACATCAGTTCCACGTCGGTAAAGCTTCTGGAACTCAGCCGCCAGGGTGATCGCTACCGGGTCGAGGCCTATGCGGTCGAGCCACTGCCCTCCAGCGCGGTGGTCGAGAAAAATATCGCCGAGCTCGAAGGCGTGGGTCAGGCCCTTTCACGCGTGTTGATCAAGGCCAAAACCAGCCTCAGGAACGTCGCCGTAGCCGTGGCCGGTTCGGCAGTGATCACCAAGACCATCGAGATGGATGCCGGCCTTTCCGACGACGAGATGGAAAACCAGCTGAAGATCGAGGCCGATCAATACATCCCTTATCCATTGGACGAAGTCGCCATCGACTTTGAAGTCCAGGGCGTGTCGGCGCGCAACCCCGAGCGGGTCAATGTGCTGCTGGCGGCCTGTCGCAAGGAGAACGTCGAAGTCCGTGAAGCGGCCTTGGCCCTGGCCGGCCTGACAGCTCGGGTAGTCGACGTCGAGGCCTATGCGCTGGAGCGATCGTACGGCCTGCTGACGCGTCATCTGGCGGCCTCCCAGGAGGGGCTGACGGTGGCGGTGGTCGACATCGGCGCCACCATGACCACCCTGAGCGTGCTGCACAACGGGCGCATCATCTATACCCGCGAGCAATTGTTCGGCGGTCGCCAGCTGACGGAAGAAATCCAGCGCCGTTACGGGCTGACTGTTGAACAGGCAGGGTTGGCGAAGAAACAGGGCGGTCTGCCGGACGATTACGTCAGCGAGGTCCTGCAGCCGTTTCGCGAGGCGCTGGTGCAGCAGGTGTCCCGTTCATTGCAGTTTTTCTTCGCCTCCGGCCAGTACAACTCGGTCGATCACATCCTGCTGGCCGGCGGTACCGCTTCGGTCTCGGGGCTGGACCGCTTGATCGAGCAGCGACTGAGCACCCCCACGCGAGTGGCCAATCCCTTCTCCGAAATGAGCCTGAGCAGCAAGGTCAACGCCGGTGCCCTGGCCAGTGATGCCCCGGCCTTGATGATTGCCTGCGGGCTGGCCCTCAGGAGTTTCGACTGA